GCTGATGTCGGAGCAGCGCGCCGCCATCGTCGCCACCGCGCTGAGGCTGATCGCCGCGCACGGCTGGCGCGACGTCACCTTGCGCGCCATCGCGACCGAGGCGGCGGTGCCTTTCGCCGAGCTCTACGCGATCTTCCCGACCAAGGCGGCGATCGTTGGCGCCTTCCTGGCCGAAATCGATCGCCAGGTGCTCGCGGGTGTCGAGGCGGTGCCCGACCCCGACGAGACCGTCCGCGATCGCCTGTTCGACACCATGATGCGCCGCTACGATGCGCTCAGGCCGCACCGCGACACAATCGCCGCCCTGGCCGAGGGGCTGGCGCGCGATCCGTTGGCGGCGCTCGCCCTGCGACCGGCACTGATGCGCTCTATGGCCGTCGTCCTGGAGGCATCCGGCCTGACGGCCGAGGGTTTCGTTGGTGCGTTGCGGCAAAAGTCGCTGGCTGCCTTGCACGCTTCCGTCCTGCGGACGTGGCTGCACGATGACAGCGCCGATCTCGGCAAGACCATGGTGGCGCTGGATTCGCGCCTGAAGGGGCTCGAGGGCTGGGCACAACGCCTTGATAGATTTGGCAAAAGCATCCCACGGCGACGTCGGCGACAGAGCCCGGAACCGCCTGCGGCCGAGGCCGAGCCGACAGGCACCTGACCGCAAGCGTTGATGGCCGCGTATTGTGCGGTGCACAAAATCACCTTGACGCAACACGCCCCAAGGCCTTACATGGTCATCGTGTTGCAGCGCACAAAACTGCAACCATGATCAATTAGACCTCGATGGCGGCGTCTCCCGGTTGCGCCCTCGGAGTCAGGCACGAGGAGACCCCGATGGCTGCTCGCAAAGCTTCCGCCAGGGGCGCCAGCGCCGCCAAGCCCACCGTGACCGCGGCCGCCGCGACGGCCCCCGCAATGGAGAGACCGATGACGCAGACCTTCAAGTTCCCCTTCGCCGATGTCGACTTCACCAAGGTGTGGGGCGAGTTCAAGATGCCGACCGCCGCCGATTTCAAGTTCCCGGCCGCGTTCAACGTCGAGGCCCTCGCCGAGGCGCAG
The window above is part of the Alphaproteobacteria bacterium genome. Proteins encoded here:
- a CDS encoding TetR/AcrR family transcriptional regulator, producing MSEQRAAIVATALRLIAAHGWRDVTLRAIATEAAVPFAELYAIFPTKAAIVGAFLAEIDRQVLAGVEAVPDPDETVRDRLFDTMMRRYDALRPHRDTIAALAEGLARDPLAALALRPALMRSMAVVLEASGLTAEGFVGALRQKSLAALHASVLRTWLHDDSADLGKTMVALDSRLKGLEGWAQRLDRFGKSIPRRRRRQSPEPPAAEAEPTGT